A segment of the Cinclus cinclus chromosome 3, bCinCin1.1, whole genome shotgun sequence genome:
TGTCCAGAGCTGTTGGAGATAAGCCATAACTTAGTGATGTTCTTCTACAATTAACAAAAtactccaaacaaaaaaaaaataacaaactaCAAACAACTTTATATTCTTTTGTAGTGAGAGCTGTACGGGTAAAAGATGTAGTGATTTAGTATgtctgaagaaataaaacacttctGCTTTGGAAGAGAAAAGGTTCCATATTATTCTGATTGAGAGGGGGACTACTGACTCATGATCAGAATCCAAATTTACTGTGAGCTGCATACACTTACATATAATTTTTAGGAAGGCTAGTGGTTTTTTACTACATCCATTGGGTTAAACATCACACAGACAAACTACATTTTTGCTTAGTTCTGTCTTTTTTCCTGGTGCCAGTCTTGAGCCAATCTTCATGTAATCTGTAAGCTCTGTTTGCTCTTGCCAAGGCATTTTGGTTACCAAACTGCATGTGCTAATTAAATCCACAGTACCTGGTGTTAAATTCTGGAAAAAGGGGTTCAAATTGTTACCATATAATCTGTGGGGTTATTCCTGTATTTTCACTGGGTACCCtgtacacatttaaaaataccttgtTAGGGCTGTGCTGTCAGCAGTAGTTTCCCTATTAACTTGGGTAGCACCTGTGGGAGCTCTTGAACTGCAGTGGTCTGAGCCCCCGCATGCCGTTGTTGTGACAGTGCTGTCCCTCCTGGTTACCCTGAGGGGTACCGAGCGTGggcacagtgctgctggcagctgcactGGATCTGGACTCCCACCGAGACTCCAAACCTGGGGCAACTTTAGGTGCTGGCACAGACTGCTTCAGTGTGACTCGGGAGAGGGGAGGTGAGAGATCGTTGTGGTTTTGTGTGGTGTAAGAAACATAGCTGAAACTGTTGGGTAGTTGGGTGCTGCTCAAACACGGATTCCAGTACACACTTTGCTCTGGGTCCCTCTCCATTAagagagtgtgtgtgtctgaCCATGAGTGGGCAAAGTGCTCCTGCCAAGGGCTGCCTATTGAGAGTGTCCAAGTGGGTGGCTGACCGTGTTGTGAGCAGTatttggccagcagcaggcactgcctgaAATTTTTCTGGGGTGTGTGCATGTGCTCATGCTCAAGAAGCTGCAGTGTCTTTTGAGAGAAAAGTCCTTGTACTCCCCTGGAGCCCTGTCCTGTGGCTTGAAGGGTGGTGGTCCTTCTTCCCTAATACCGTTTGCAGCCTTTGGGAATCTGATGGTGGCCTCTTCTACTGTGCCTTTCCAGTAGAACTTGCTGAAGTGAGTCAGTGCCTGCCTGATCCTGTACGGCTGCGGGGGGTTGATGGTTCTTCTAAATCGAGGCTTCCTGTGCCCCTGATGGAGGTGACGGGAGAGAAGATGATCCTGCAGTACAACATGATACAGATTTGGCAAAGGTGTCTTCTAAAGCGCTGTGCTGGAGATCAGGGTGCCTTTGTGCCCATGCCGCGCTTTCCGTTAAAGCTCACTGCAGCTGCCTGCGGGAACTGGCAGGAGTTCCAGCGTCAGGAACCAGCCGCAACGCCCTTAAGCCAAATTTGGCCACGGAGCGGGCAGTTCCCTCGGTGATCACACTGGGAGCTTTTTCTCCCGTTCTTTGCAACTACTGTCCTGGagactgaaatgcaaaattagcCTGGACCAAACGCTTGTGGTGAAGGAAGAACGGTGTCTCAATTCCTCCTGCGCCCAGGTTTGAATCCTGCTCTGGCCCTGCCTCACATTCCCAACGAGCCCCTCCAATCGTCGCCCCCGTCCCTCTCCCCGAGGGTGAGCGCCCGTCGGGGCGGGGGAGCGAGAGCCGCCGGCCCGCCCTGGGGAGGAGGCGGCGGGGGTGGCCGATGCCCCCTCGGTGTCCCGTCCCCCTTCCCCGTCCCGGCGGCTTTAAAggcggcgcggcgggcgcggggccggcggcggcaCCACCATGATGCGGGCACTCggcatcctgggctgctgccTGGCGCTggcgctgctgccgctgcccgcGGCCCCGCGGGGCCCCGCGCTCCGCCCGCGACGGCAGCCGCGTCCGGGCGGCCCCGCCGCAGGTACCGCACCCggggccccgctccgcccgttccgctgctgctgccccgctgctgctgccctgctgctgctgctgctaccccgctgctgctgccctgctgctgctgctgctaccccgctgctgctgccccgctgctgctgctgctgccccgctgctgctgccccgctgctgctgccccactgctgctgctgctgctgctgctgctgctgccccactgctgctgctgctgccccgctgctgctgccccgctgctgctgctgctgccccactgctgctgctgctgccccgctgctgctgccccgctgctgctgccccgctgctgctgctgctgctgctgctgctgccccactgctgctgctgctgccccgctgctgctgccccgctgctgctgccccgctgctgctgccccactgctgctgctgctgctgctgctgctgccccactgctgctgctgctgccccgctgctgctgccccgctgctgctgccccgctgctgctgccccgctgctgctgctgctgccccactgctgctgccccgctGCTGCTCCACGCCGCTAAACCCCGCTAGCTCTTCCCTACCGCTGCTCATTGCTCGAAACATCTTTATTTCAGACTCGTGGAACGACCAGGTTgctggaaatacttttttttttttctacacaaTCTAAAAAAGAGAATTATTCTACCTACAAGCACTGCGTCGGGTCtttcttcctccccctcctccccccccccccccatccatGTCTTAAGCTACGCATGCATGCACCAAcatttcttcatgttttctcaGCTTCCCAAAGGCAAAACTGAGTTACAAGATGAATATAGAATGATATGAATATACTTGGGTGGGATCCTAGATTTGTCTGGTCTATTACTTCATCCAAAGGCAAAATCCACTATGCTGCTGTGCTTCCTGAGGGAGTTTGTGCAActtaatattttctctctgttttcaattgtatcagaaaaaaaaggtctCTAATGccttgggggggaaaaagtgcTGTTTTCACTTCTACTTTTAAGATACTtgtgaagattttttaaaatttaagctGGAATGAAATAATCAAAGTCCACTTGATAGTAGCCAGGAGAGGTGTGTCAGGTTCCAAAACAGCCCTCAAAGTATGAATTCAAACTGGACACCTCATATTTTGCTATTTAATGCACTGGTGAGCCAGAATATCTCTTTTAAGGAAATACTCTTGTTTTGAGTTGTCCATTTTTCAGCTGCAAATCCAACCTTGATGTTATAAACTTAGTACCTGGTACCATCAGTGTCAGGACGTGGTGTCAGGACAGGGAGTGGGCATTTCAGTTGCCCGCTGTCACTGTCTTGattggttttttccttcctagaAATGATACTTGTCTCTGATCTGAGCTATGgcttttctgcttctgtctAGATTTATATGACAGTGAGGAATTTTGGAAGTGTGTGTGCAAATGTTCATTTTTACATATAAAATTACTTCATGAGtaatttcacttttccttttgctctaCGAGCCTTAAAACAGTAACAATTTCCAAAGAAGCCATTTTACATCATcatttgtgtcttttccttgttggcctttatttcttcttgtgtgTTTTGGATTGTGATTTACAAACAATAAATAATTCCCGATTAGCAGTTTATATTGTTACTATCCTAAAAAATATTAGGATCCGTTCTCTGTGTGATCTACTCAGAAGTTTtgccattttatttcttaatcttATAAAAACTGGAATTCAAcctttatgaaaataaacagtaaatatatttttatataactgCTCCATCTCTGTGTTGGTTGTTACATGAAAACCACAACCCTTTGTTTCAAGGTTAGACATTTTGAAGGCTCAAATGTGCACCTATCTATTAATGCTTAGAAAAAGTCAGTTATTTATTGCTTTTCGAAATTAATATTTAAGACCGTCTAGTATGTTGCTCACTATAATTTGAAGCCTCTTCATAATGGATCAACCAACATCATGTGGCTGGAGTAGTTTGCCATGACAGCACTCACTGCCCTTGGGTGAGAGCTCCTGTCTGTGTAGGAGATGACTGaagcattttccttccttcttggcAGACACTGCCTGTAAGAACCGGCCTCTAGACCTCGTCTTCATCGTAGACAGCTCCCGCAGCGTCCGACCTGAAGAGTTTGAGAAAGTGAAGATCTTCTTGTCAGAAATGATCGATACCCTGGATGTTGGTGAGAGAACAACGCGTGTGGCAGTCATGAACTACGCGAGCACTGTCAAGGTGGAGTTTCCCCTCCGGACCTACTTTGACAGAGCCTCTATGAAGGAGGCTGTGTCTCGCATTGAGCCCTTGTCTGCTGGCACAATGACCGGCCTTGCCATCCAAACTGCCATGGATGAAGTCTTCACCGAGGAGATGGGCACCCGGCCAGCAAGCTTCAACATCCCCAAGGTGGTCATTGTTGTGACAGATGGACGGCCACAAGACCAGGTTCAAGATGTGGCAGCAAGTGCCCGGACAGCTGGCATCGAGATCTACGCGGTCGGGGTAGACCGAGCAGACATGCAGTCCCTGAGGATAATGGCCAGTGAGCCTCTGGATGAACACGTCTTCTATGTGGAGACCTATGGTGTGATTGAAAAGCTGACATCCAGATTCAGGGAGACTTTCTGTGGTAAGGGGATCAGTCCAAGAGAGTAGTGTAACTTGGCTCCTTTTGACTTCTGCTGCAGTTCTGCTCCTTAAGAAAGAAGTTTCTCAGAAGTGTTATGTATCACAtctaaatatttcctttacCATCCACTGGACAAACAAGCCAACCTTCTTTTTCAGTGAAGGCCAAGTACTGACCTTCCATTTTGAATAGTGACCTTAGTGTAGGTAACAGATGTGACTCGAATGGACCTCCTTGTCCAGTTGGTCAAATttagagagaaagagaaatcacAGCAATCCGGACAAGGTTTGACTGAATATATTTACTGAATTACTGAAGGTACACatcagagctctgcaggctgcatttttcctttcccatcttGCTGGGAAGCAAGGAGGAAGGGATTCCCTATAGGTCCAGAGTAGGAAAATCAGCGTGGCAGGTAAACCACTGCACTGGCTTGAGGAATTTGGTGCAGGATAAAGTGCCCAATGGCGGCAGTAGGTCGTCTCAGGACAGGCTTTCACTCCTTAGAAATTGCTGGGCTTTTCCAGTGTGCCAGGCTCACATCTCCCTCTGTTTCTCTGCAACTTGATTTAGACAAGGAactgtgggatgggatgaatTAGCTTCGCTTTTCCAGGGCTGATCTTATAAAAATGCTGTATGTATTTGGTTTAGGCTAGAACTCCACTAAAAATGCTAGGCCAGAGTGGGCTATTACTGtcatttacagggaaaaaaggtCATCTGGAGTATTAAGAACTGCCTATTGATAGCTGTGACACAGCCCTACTCACAAAAATCAAATGGCAACTTTCTGACAATTAAAAAATTTGTGCAGAGTAGATTTTTCTAGTGAATTTATAGGAAaatgactttaaaataaatttccagc
Coding sequences within it:
- the MATN3 gene encoding matrilin-3; this encodes MMRALGILGCCLALALLPLPAAPRGPALRPRRQPRPGGPAADTACKNRPLDLVFIVDSSRSVRPEEFEKVKIFLSEMIDTLDVGERTTRVAVMNYASTVKVEFPLRTYFDRASMKEAVSRIEPLSAGTMTGLAIQTAMDEVFTEEMGTRPASFNIPKVVIVVTDGRPQDQVQDVAASARTAGIEIYAVGVDRADMQSLRIMASEPLDEHVFYVETYGVIEKLTSRFRETFCAVNVCALGTHGCQQVCVSNGASYLCDCYEGYTLNPDKRTCSAVDMCAPGMHKCDQICVSNNGSYVCDCYEGYTLNPDKKTCSAMDMCAPGRHDCAQVCLSNDGSYSCGCYEGYTLNPDRKTCSAADVCAPGRHDCEQVCVRGDLLYSCDCHQGYTLNPDGKTCSRAISSSLVTTEESCKCEAIVALQDSVTSHLEALSTKLEEVSEKLQAYQDRQQIV